One genomic window of Azospirillum thermophilum includes the following:
- a CDS encoding helix-turn-helix domain-containing protein, which produces MSATQQDPSAAGGNARWGRIPAWWLDHPDLDADGFAVLAALSTYADEAGVCWPSQATLAAKLKRSRPTVNRILSRLEAAGLVTIEHRSSSTGGRLTCRYRLRLTPDGAVPAADSPDSSTHIPCPPASQEQHQPEQTPDSLQGRGREGHSTDGEDARERTQPAAEVPADWQPAAGDRAWAAERFPGQPIDLDAHAELFVRRCQAHGYRYRDIGAAWRAWLLQDVQAGKAPVRAGRPHSSARPSCRKPEAEQRLAAWAAVAARLDAAPLPRPPPPPGASRDQHPALSRPLPPALRSGDGSGGPAAPVAGCPARPAPPHPGRRAYRTAQPLRR; this is translated from the coding sequence ATGAGCGCGACCCAACAGGACCCTTCGGCGGCGGGCGGCAACGCCCGGTGGGGACGGATTCCCGCCTGGTGGCTGGATCATCCCGATCTCGATGCCGACGGCTTCGCCGTGCTGGCCGCCTTGAGCACCTATGCCGACGAGGCCGGGGTATGCTGGCCGTCGCAGGCGACGCTGGCGGCGAAGCTGAAGCGCAGCCGGCCGACCGTCAACCGCATCCTCTCCCGCCTCGAAGCCGCCGGGCTGGTGACGATCGAGCACCGCAGTTCCTCCACCGGCGGGCGGCTGACCTGCCGTTACCGTCTGCGGCTGACGCCGGACGGGGCTGTGCCGGCCGCCGACAGCCCTGACTCGTCCACGCACATCCCCTGTCCGCCGGCGAGTCAGGAACAGCATCAACCAGAACAGACTCCGGACTCGCTCCAGGGGCGCGGGCGCGAGGGGCATTCCACGGATGGCGAGGATGCCCGGGAACGGACGCAGCCGGCTGCCGAAGTCCCCGCCGACTGGCAGCCTGCCGCCGGGGATCGCGCCTGGGCCGCCGAGCGCTTTCCCGGCCAGCCGATCGACCTCGACGCTCATGCCGAACTGTTCGTGCGCCGCTGCCAGGCCCATGGCTACCGCTACCGTGACATCGGCGCTGCGTGGCGGGCCTGGCTGCTGCAGGACGTTCAGGCGGGCAAGGCGCCGGTTCGCGCCGGACGTCCACACTCCTCCGCCCGCCCCTCGTGCCGCAAGCCGGAGGCCGAACAGCGTCTGGCCGCCTGGGCCGCCGTCGCCGCGCGGCTCGATGCCGCCCCCCTGCCCCGCCCGCCACCCCCACCTGGAGCCAGCCGTGATCAACATCCAGCCCTTTCCCGACCGCTCCCCCCTGCCCTTCGATCCGGCGATGGCTCCGGCGGACCGGCGGCGCCTGTTGCAGGATGCCCTGCCCGACCCGCTCCGCCGCATCCTGGACGCCGGGCATATCGAACGGCGCAGCCGCTTCGCCGATGA
- a CDS encoding ParB/RepB/Spo0J family partition protein has protein sequence MPPRKLNTANLDEVDDLVKQTADAVSLFADDDGDFLKVVALDLIDPNPNQPRRSFDPADLDDLARSIAAVGVIQPILVTRVGDRYQLIAGERRVRASRLAGKTSIKAVVTRSASPSVVALVENIQRADLNALELAAGVRSMLDHHATQREVARLLGKSDSFVSRALKLLDLPAAILEEYPEQSGQVSINAMFEIAEAPRALQGELWQRAKEGAPIKALRAVRRDTAPPPRSTTPAPILRTLPKVAKGLAALDAAALNEAEVDALQALRDQIDALLRHRR, from the coding sequence ATGCCGCCGCGTAAGCTGAACACCGCCAACCTGGACGAGGTGGACGATCTGGTGAAGCAGACCGCCGATGCGGTCAGCCTGTTCGCCGACGACGACGGCGACTTCCTCAAGGTCGTCGCGCTCGACCTCATCGACCCGAACCCGAACCAGCCGCGCCGCAGCTTCGATCCGGCCGACCTCGACGACCTCGCCCGCTCGATCGCCGCCGTCGGGGTGATCCAGCCGATCCTGGTGACGCGCGTCGGCGACCGCTATCAACTGATCGCCGGCGAACGGCGCGTGCGGGCGAGCCGGCTGGCCGGCAAGACGAGCATCAAGGCGGTCGTCACCCGCAGCGCCAGCCCGTCGGTGGTGGCGCTGGTCGAGAACATCCAGCGCGCCGACCTCAACGCGCTGGAACTGGCGGCCGGCGTGCGCTCCATGCTCGACCATCATGCGACCCAACGCGAGGTGGCCCGTCTGCTCGGCAAGTCCGACAGCTTCGTGTCGCGGGCGCTCAAGCTGCTCGACCTGCCGGCGGCGATCCTGGAGGAGTATCCGGAGCAGTCCGGGCAAGTGTCGATCAACGCCATGTTCGAGATCGCCGAGGCGCCGCGGGCTCTGCAGGGCGAGCTGTGGCAGCGCGCCAAGGAGGGGGCGCCGATCAAGGCCCTGCGCGCCGTCCGCCGTGATACCGCCCCGCCGCCACGCTCCACCACGCCGGCGCCGATCCTGCGCACGCTGCCCAAGGTGGCGAAGGGGCTGGCGGCACTGGACGCGGCGGCGCTGAACGAGGCGGAGGTCGATGCGTTGCAGGCGCTGCGCGACCAGATCGACGCGCTGCTGCGCCATCGCCGCTGA
- a CDS encoding MarC family protein gives MFDSFLLAFPALFSIVNPIAMALIFSQVTTGRSARERARLAGLVAAYSAVVMLTALWAGAYVLNFFGISLAALRIAGGFVVAERAWALLTAPEAHEQKKQEQAAPAEDVSESAFFPLTIPFTTGPGTISVAIALGATRPASGPNIGPFFIGMSAAAIAIALLIWLSYRSADRLVALLGPTRARVMTRLFAFLLFCVGVQILLTGLLDGFAPLFGQLER, from the coding sequence ATGTTCGACAGTTTCCTCCTCGCCTTCCCTGCCCTGTTTTCGATCGTCAATCCGATCGCCATGGCACTGATCTTCAGTCAGGTCACCACCGGCCGCAGCGCGCGGGAGCGGGCGCGGCTCGCCGGTCTGGTCGCCGCCTATTCCGCGGTGGTCATGCTGACGGCGCTGTGGGCCGGGGCCTATGTCCTCAACTTCTTCGGCATTTCGCTGGCGGCGCTGCGGATCGCCGGCGGCTTCGTCGTCGCCGAGCGTGCCTGGGCCCTGCTGACCGCCCCCGAGGCGCACGAACAGAAAAAGCAGGAACAGGCGGCCCCGGCGGAGGATGTGTCGGAATCGGCCTTCTTCCCGCTGACCATCCCCTTCACCACCGGGCCCGGCACCATCTCCGTCGCCATCGCGCTCGGCGCCACCCGGCCGGCGAGCGGTCCCAACATCGGTCCCTTCTTCATCGGCATGTCGGCGGCGGCCATCGCCATCGCCCTGCTGATCTGGCTGTCCTACCGCTCGGCCGACCGGCTGGTCGCCCTGCTCGGCCCGACGCGCGCACGGGTGATGACGCGGCTGTTCGCCTTCCTGCTGTTCTGCGTCGGCGTGCAGATCCTGCTGACCGGCCTGCTCGACGGCTTCGCCCCGCTGTTCGGCCAGTTGGAGCGCTGA